The Pseudomonas orientalis genome contains a region encoding:
- the rpiA gene encoding ribose-5-phosphate isomerase RpiA has product MTQDQLKQAVAQAAVDLILPKLDDKSVVGVGTGSTANCFIDALALHKGAFDGAVASSEATAARLKGHGIPVYELNTVSDLEFYIDGADESDEHLNLIKGGGAALTREKIVAAVAKTFICIADASKLVPVLGAFPLPVEVIPMARSHVARELVKLGGDPVYREGVLTDNGNIILDVFNMQITHPVELETQINAIVGVVTNGLFAARPADVLLLGTPEGVKTLKA; this is encoded by the coding sequence ATGACCCAGGATCAACTCAAACAGGCAGTGGCCCAGGCCGCCGTCGATTTAATCCTTCCCAAACTCGACGACAAAAGCGTCGTCGGGGTCGGCACCGGCTCCACCGCCAACTGCTTTATCGATGCGCTGGCCCTGCACAAAGGCGCGTTCGATGGCGCCGTGGCCAGCTCCGAAGCGACCGCCGCACGCCTTAAAGGCCATGGCATTCCGGTGTACGAGCTCAACACCGTGAGCGACCTGGAGTTCTACATCGACGGCGCGGACGAAAGCGATGAACACCTCAACCTGATCAAGGGCGGCGGCGCAGCCCTGACCCGCGAGAAGATCGTCGCGGCGGTGGCCAAGACCTTCATTTGCATCGCCGACGCCAGCAAGCTGGTGCCGGTACTCGGCGCGTTCCCGCTGCCGGTGGAAGTCATCCCGATGGCCCGCAGCCACGTGGCCCGCGAGCTGGTGAAACTGGGCGGCGACCCGGTGTACCGCGAAGGCGTGTTGACCGATAACGGCAACATCATCCTCGATGTATTCAACATGCAGATCACCCACCCGGTGGAGCTGGAGACGCAGATCAACGCCATCGTTGGCGTGGTCACCAACGGCCTGTTCGCCGCGCGCCCGGCGGATGTGTTGTTGTTGGGCACCCCGGAAGGCGTGAAAACCCTCAAAGCTTGA
- a CDS encoding NRDE family protein, which translates to MCLIVFAWRPGHAQPLIVAANRDEFYARPSLPLAQWPDLPQVYAGRDQEAGGTWLGVNADGRFAALTNIRDPHQPPSRKSRGELVARFLSGSLPVGDYLADVNGRSIEYAGFNLLVGTPEELWHYNANETEPTRLRAGVYGLSNAGLDTPWPKLLKARAALAEILDDPQPQALLEILSDPQTAPFAELPDTGVGLATESLLSSVFIASPSYGTRASTALIVNADGTRRMVERSFGPQGGRLGEVELNF; encoded by the coding sequence ATGTGCCTGATTGTCTTTGCCTGGCGGCCGGGCCATGCCCAGCCGCTGATCGTCGCGGCCAACCGCGATGAGTTCTATGCCCGGCCCAGCCTGCCCCTGGCGCAATGGCCGGATCTACCCCAGGTCTATGCCGGTCGCGACCAGGAAGCGGGCGGCACCTGGCTGGGGGTCAACGCCGATGGGCGCTTTGCCGCGCTGACCAATATCCGCGACCCGCACCAGCCACCGTCGCGTAAATCCCGTGGCGAGCTGGTGGCGCGTTTTCTCAGCGGTTCGCTTCCAGTTGGCGATTATCTGGCGGACGTTAACGGACGTTCGATTGAATACGCCGGGTTCAACCTGCTGGTGGGCACACCGGAGGAGCTGTGGCATTACAACGCCAACGAAACCGAGCCGACGCGCTTGAGGGCCGGAGTGTATGGCTTGTCCAACGCCGGGCTGGATACGCCCTGGCCGAAGTTGCTCAAGGCCAGGGCGGCCCTCGCAGAAATCCTCGACGATCCGCAACCGCAGGCGTTGCTGGAGATTTTGAGCGATCCGCAGACCGCACCGTTTGCCGAGCTGCCGGATACGGGCGTCGGCTTGGCGACCGAGAGCTTGCTGTCGAGTGTGTTTATCGCCAGTCCCAGTTACGGAACACGGGCGAGTACGGCGCTGATTGTGAACGCCGACGGCACGCGGCGGATGGTGGAGCGCAGTTTCGGGCCGCAGGGTGGCCGCTTGGGCGAGGTCGAACTCAATTTCTGA
- a CDS encoding SdiA-regulated domain-containing protein, translating to MAVPLPTSKPTLRSRLTMRWYSWVFLAGAILYGIAWAMHWDDRGVLWVLEGFESPAERRESVWLPDYHVVIDAKLLPGMEKDEASDLSYNPQTKTLFSVMGKNPFLVELSLQGDVLRKMPLNGWNNPEGLTVMENGLMAVVDERQHSLTLIKVDAGTTALNKADFPSYDLGPSKDQNKAFEAITWDKRNQQLVLGEERPPALFTWKSDGSQTLAGDKQKLASTELDMRNLSALAVDPRTGHLLVLSADSHLLLELDEKGEQVSFMTLLGGFNGLKDTIPRAEGVTMDESGTLYMVSEPNLFYRFEKQK from the coding sequence ATGGCCGTGCCTCTGCCCACTTCCAAACCTACGCTTCGCTCGCGCCTGACCATGCGCTGGTATTCCTGGGTGTTCCTGGCCGGTGCGATCCTGTACGGCATCGCCTGGGCCATGCACTGGGACGATCGGGGTGTGCTGTGGGTGCTGGAGGGTTTTGAAAGCCCGGCCGAACGCCGGGAAAGTGTGTGGCTGCCGGACTATCACGTGGTCATTGACGCCAAGCTGCTGCCGGGTATGGAGAAGGATGAGGCTTCGGATCTGTCCTATAACCCCCAGACCAAAACCCTGTTTTCCGTGATGGGCAAGAACCCGTTCCTGGTGGAACTGAGCCTGCAAGGCGATGTGCTGCGCAAGATGCCACTCAATGGCTGGAACAACCCCGAAGGCCTGACCGTCATGGAAAATGGCCTGATGGCTGTGGTCGATGAGCGTCAGCACAGCCTGACCCTGATCAAGGTCGACGCGGGCACCACGGCGTTGAACAAGGCTGACTTCCCCAGCTATGACCTCGGCCCGTCCAAGGATCAGAACAAAGCCTTCGAAGCCATTACCTGGGACAAGCGCAACCAGCAACTGGTGCTGGGCGAAGAGCGCCCACCGGCGCTGTTCACCTGGAAAAGCGATGGCAGCCAGACCCTGGCAGGCGACAAGCAAAAACTGGCCAGCACCGAACTCGACATGCGCAACCTCTCGGCGCTGGCGGTTGACCCGCGTACCGGGCATCTGCTGGTGCTGTCGGCCGACTCCCACCTGTTGCTGGAGCTGGACGAGAAGGGTGAGCAAGTCAGCTTCATGACCTTGCTGGGCGGTTTCAACGGCCTCAAAGACACCATCCCGCGTGCCGAAGGTGTGACCATGGACGAGAGCGGCACCCTTTACATGGTCAGTGAACCCAACCTGTTCTATCGTTTTGAGAAGCAGAAATAA
- a CDS encoding RNA pyrophosphohydrolase: MIDPDGFRPNVGIILTNDAGQVLWARRINQDAWQFPQGGINPDETPEDALYRELNEEVGLEREDVQILACTRGWLRYRLPQRLVRTHSQPLCIGQKQKWFLLRLISNEQRVRMDLTGKPEFDGWRWVSYWYPLGQVVTFKREVYRRALKELAPRLLSRD; the protein is encoded by the coding sequence GTGATCGACCCCGATGGTTTCCGTCCTAATGTCGGGATTATTCTCACGAATGATGCCGGACAGGTGCTATGGGCTCGCCGAATCAACCAAGATGCCTGGCAGTTTCCTCAAGGTGGGATCAACCCCGATGAAACCCCTGAAGACGCCTTGTACCGTGAGTTGAACGAAGAAGTCGGCCTTGAGCGCGAAGATGTGCAAATTCTGGCCTGTACCCGTGGCTGGTTGCGCTATCGTTTGCCGCAACGCCTGGTGCGTACCCACAGCCAACCGCTGTGTATCGGCCAGAAGCAGAAGTGGTTTCTCCTGCGCCTGATCTCCAATGAGCAGCGGGTGCGGATGGATTTGACCGGTAAACCGGAGTTCGATGGCTGGCGCTGGGTCAGTTATTGGTACCCGCTGGGCCAGGTGGTGACATTCAAGCGCGAGGTTTATCGTCGCGCTCTCAAAGAGCTTGCCCCGCGCCTTTTATCGCGCGACTGA
- a CDS encoding fumarylacetoacetate hydrolase family protein, with protein sequence MSYQHKYVDGTNIHFPVGKVVCIGRNYAEHAKELDNPVPTEPLLFIKPGSCVVPLEGGFAIPTERGSVHYEAEIAVLIGKPLSNKPSREEVLDAISGFAPALDLTLRDKQAELKVKGLPWEIAKSFDGAAVIAPFVVSSTFADVTDIGIRLTINGEVRQNGNSAQMLNPIVPMIQHMAGCFSLQAGDVILTGTPAGVGPLNVGDKLVLELSGVNRFESVVR encoded by the coding sequence ATGAGCTACCAGCACAAGTACGTCGACGGCACCAACATCCACTTTCCGGTAGGCAAAGTCGTGTGTATCGGGCGTAACTACGCAGAACACGCCAAGGAACTGGACAACCCGGTACCCACCGAGCCACTGCTGTTCATCAAGCCGGGCAGTTGCGTGGTGCCGCTCGAAGGCGGTTTCGCCATTCCGACCGAGCGCGGTTCGGTGCATTACGAAGCGGAGATCGCCGTGTTGATCGGCAAGCCGTTGTCGAACAAGCCAAGCCGCGAAGAAGTGCTGGACGCCATCTCCGGCTTCGCCCCGGCCCTGGACCTGACCCTGCGCGACAAACAGGCGGAGCTCAAGGTCAAGGGCCTGCCATGGGAGATCGCCAAGTCGTTCGACGGCGCTGCGGTGATCGCGCCTTTCGTGGTGAGCAGCACCTTCGCCGACGTGACCGATATCGGCATTCGCCTGACCATCAATGGCGAAGTGCGTCAGAACGGCAACAGCGCGCAGATGCTCAACCCGATCGTGCCGATGATCCAGCACATGGCCGGCTGCTTCTCGCTGCAGGCCGGTGACGTGATCCTGACCGGCACACCGGCGGGCGTCGGACCGCTGAATGTCGGTGACAAGCTGGTGCTGGAGTTGTCGGGCGTGAACCGCTTCGAAAGCGTGGTGCGCTGA
- the ilvA gene encoding threonine ammonia-lyase, biosynthetic codes for MLEHYVKKILTSRVYDVAVETPLQTARQLSERLGNQIWLKREDLQPVFSFKIRGAYNKLTQLSAEERARGVVTASAGNHAQGLALAAKVLGVKATIVMPKTTPEIKVEGVRSRGGKVVLHGDSFPEALAYSLKLVDEKGYVYIHPYDDPHTIAGQGTVAMEILRQHPGPLDAIFVPVGGGGLIAGIAAYVKYLRPEIRIIGVEPDDSNCLQAAMAAGERVVLPTVGIFADGVAVAQIGQHTFDICKDYVDEVITVSTDEICAAIKDIYDDTRSITEPAGALGVAGIKKYVETRGVSGQTFVAIDSGANVNFDRLRHVAERAELGEGREAIIAVTIPEKPGSFKAFCEAVGKRQITEFNYRYHTGSEAHIFVGVQTHPENDPRSALIASLTDQGFPVLDLTENELAKLHIRHMVGGHAAKVSDELVFRFEFPERPGALFNFLNKLGGRWNISMFHYRNHGAADGRVVAGLQVPADERHLVPAALAEIGYPYWDESENPAYQLFLG; via the coding sequence ATGCTTGAACACTACGTCAAAAAGATCCTCACCTCGCGCGTTTACGACGTTGCCGTAGAAACACCCTTGCAGACTGCCCGCCAGCTTTCCGAGCGGCTGGGCAATCAGATTTGGCTCAAGCGCGAAGACTTGCAGCCGGTGTTCTCGTTCAAGATTCGCGGCGCCTACAACAAACTGACCCAGCTCAGCGCCGAGGAACGCGCACGCGGCGTGGTCACCGCCTCGGCGGGCAACCATGCTCAGGGCCTGGCCCTGGCGGCCAAGGTGCTGGGGGTCAAGGCGACCATCGTGATGCCCAAGACCACGCCGGAAATCAAGGTCGAAGGCGTGCGCTCCCGTGGAGGCAAAGTGGTATTGCACGGCGATTCCTTCCCGGAGGCGCTGGCCTATTCGCTCAAGCTGGTCGATGAAAAAGGCTACGTCTACATTCACCCCTACGATGATCCGCACACCATTGCCGGGCAGGGCACGGTGGCGATGGAAATCCTGCGCCAGCACCCCGGGCCGCTGGATGCGATCTTCGTACCGGTGGGCGGCGGCGGGCTGATCGCCGGTATCGCGGCGTACGTGAAATACCTGCGTCCGGAGATCAGGATCATCGGCGTCGAGCCGGACGACTCCAACTGCCTGCAAGCGGCGATGGCCGCCGGTGAGCGCGTGGTGTTGCCGACCGTGGGCATCTTCGCCGATGGCGTGGCGGTGGCGCAGATCGGCCAGCACACCTTCGACATCTGCAAAGACTATGTGGATGAAGTGATCACCGTCAGCACCGATGAAATCTGTGCGGCGATCAAGGACATCTACGACGACACCCGCTCCATCACCGAGCCGGCCGGTGCGTTGGGCGTGGCCGGGATCAAGAAGTACGTCGAGACCCGCGGCGTCAGCGGCCAGACCTTCGTCGCCATCGATTCGGGCGCCAACGTCAACTTCGACCGCCTGCGCCATGTAGCCGAACGTGCCGAGCTGGGTGAAGGCCGCGAAGCCATCATCGCCGTGACCATTCCCGAGAAGCCGGGCAGCTTCAAGGCGTTCTGCGAGGCGGTGGGCAAGCGCCAGATTACCGAATTCAACTACCGCTATCACACCGGCAGCGAGGCCCACATCTTCGTCGGCGTGCAGACCCACCCGGAAAACGATCCGCGCAGTGCGTTGATCGCAAGCCTCACGGACCAGGGTTTCCCGGTGCTGGACCTGACCGAAAACGAATTGGCCAAGTTGCATATCCGCCATATGGTGGGTGGGCACGCGGCAAAGGTCAGCGACGAGCTGGTGTTTCGTTTTGAGTTCCCGGAACGGCCGGGGGCGCTGTTCAACTTTCTTAACAAACTGGGCGGGCGCTGGAACATCTCGATGTTCCACTATCGCAACCACGGTGCGGCCGATGGCCGTGTGGTCGCCGGCCTGCAAGTGCCGGCGGACGAGCGCCACCTGGTGCCGGCGGCCCTGGCGGAAATCGGCTACCCGTACTGGGATGAAAGCGAAAACCCGGCCTACCAGTTGTTCCTCGGTTGA
- the ptsP gene encoding phosphoenolpyruvate--protein phosphotransferase — MLNTLRKIVQEVNSAKDLKAALGIIVLRVKEAMGSQVCSVYLLDPETNRFVLMATEGLNKRSIGKVSMAPNEGLVGLVGTREEPLNLENAADHPRYRYFAETGEERYASFLGAPIIHHRRVVGVLVIQQKERRQFDEGEEAFLVTMSAQLAGVIAHAEATGSIRGLGRQGKGIQEAKFVGVPGSPGAAVGTAVVMLPPADLDVVPDKTVDDIDAEIKLFKTALEGVRADMRNLSTKLATQLRPEERALFDVYQMMLDDASLGNEVKTVIKTGQWAQGALRQVVTDHVNRFEMMDDAYLRERASDVRDLGRRLLAYLQEDRTTNLVYPDNTILISEELTATMLGEVPEGKLVGLVSVLGSGNSHVAILARAMGIPTVMGLVDLPYSKVDGIDMIVDGHRGEVFTNPSELLRKQYAEVVEEEKQLALGLDSLRELPCVTIDGHRVPLLVNTGLLADVARAQQRGAEGVGLYRTEVPFMINQRFPSEKEQLAIYREQLQAFHPLPVTMRSLDIGGDKSLSYFPIKEDNPFLGWRGIRVTLDHPEIFLVQTRAMLKASEGLNNLRILLPMISGTHELEEALHLIHRAWGEVRDEGADVPMPPIGVMIEIPAAVYQAKELARQVDFLSVGSNDLTQYLLAVDRNNPRVADLYDYLHPAVLQALQHVVRDAHAEGKPVSICGEMAGDPAAAVLLMAMGFDSLSMNATNLPKVKWMLRQVELSMAKDLLAELMTIDNPQVIHSSLQLALKNLGLTRMINPASAKTL; from the coding sequence ATGCTCAATACGCTGCGCAAGATCGTCCAGGAAGTTAACTCCGCCAAGGATCTCAAGGCGGCGTTGGGGATTATTGTGTTGCGCGTCAAGGAAGCCATGGGCAGCCAGGTCTGCTCGGTTTACCTGCTGGACCCCGAGACCAACCGTTTTGTGCTGATGGCCACGGAGGGCTTGAACAAGCGCTCCATCGGCAAAGTCAGCATGGCGCCCAATGAAGGTCTGGTGGGCCTGGTGGGGACGCGTGAAGAACCCCTGAACCTTGAAAATGCGGCCGATCACCCGCGTTATCGCTACTTTGCCGAAACCGGCGAAGAACGCTACGCCTCGTTCCTCGGTGCACCGATCATTCACCACCGCCGCGTTGTCGGCGTACTGGTCATCCAACAGAAAGAACGCCGTCAGTTCGACGAAGGTGAAGAAGCCTTCCTGGTGACCATGAGCGCCCAGCTCGCCGGGGTTATCGCCCACGCCGAGGCCACCGGCTCGATTCGCGGCCTGGGGCGCCAGGGCAAGGGCATCCAGGAAGCCAAGTTCGTCGGCGTGCCGGGTTCGCCGGGTGCCGCCGTGGGTACCGCCGTGGTCATGCTGCCACCGGCCGACCTCGACGTGGTGCCGGACAAGACCGTCGATGACATCGACGCTGAGATCAAACTGTTCAAGACCGCCCTGGAAGGCGTGCGCGCGGACATGCGCAACCTGTCGACCAAGCTGGCGACCCAGTTGCGCCCCGAAGAGCGTGCGCTGTTCGATGTCTACCAGATGATGCTGGACGACGCGTCCCTGGGTAACGAAGTCAAGACCGTGATCAAGACCGGCCAGTGGGCCCAGGGCGCACTGCGCCAGGTGGTCACCGATCACGTCAACCGTTTCGAAATGATGGACGACGCCTACCTGCGCGAGCGTGCCTCTGATGTACGCGACCTGGGTCGCCGTCTGCTCGCCTACCTGCAGGAAGACCGCACCACCAACCTGGTCTACCCCGACAACACCATCCTGATCAGCGAAGAACTGACCGCCACCATGCTCGGCGAAGTGCCTGAGGGCAAACTGGTGGGCCTGGTCTCGGTATTGGGTTCGGGCAACTCCCACGTGGCGATCCTGGCCCGTGCCATGGGCATCCCGACGGTGATGGGCCTGGTGGACCTGCCGTATTCCAAAGTGGATGGTATCGACATGATCGTCGATGGCCATCGCGGCGAAGTCTTCACCAACCCCAGCGAATTGCTGCGCAAGCAATACGCCGAAGTGGTCGAGGAAGAGAAGCAGCTGGCGTTGGGCCTGGACTCATTGCGCGAACTGCCGTGCGTGACCATCGACGGCCACCGTGTGCCGCTGCTGGTCAACACCGGTCTGCTGGCCGATGTGGCCCGTGCGCAGCAGCGCGGCGCGGAAGGGGTAGGGCTGTACCGCACCGAAGTGCCGTTTATGATCAACCAGCGTTTCCCGAGTGAGAAGGAGCAGCTGGCGATTTATCGCGAGCAACTGCAAGCCTTCCATCCGTTGCCGGTGACCATGCGCAGCCTGGATATCGGCGGCGACAAGTCACTGTCGTATTTCCCGATCAAGGAAGACAACCCCTTCCTCGGCTGGCGCGGTATTCGCGTCACCCTCGACCACCCTGAAATTTTCCTGGTGCAGACCCGCGCCATGCTCAAGGCCAGCGAAGGCCTGAACAACCTGCGTATCCTGCTGCCGATGATCTCCGGCACCCACGAGCTGGAAGAAGCCCTGCACCTGATCCACCGCGCCTGGGGCGAAGTGCGCGACGAAGGTGCCGACGTGCCGATGCCGCCGATCGGCGTGATGATCGAAATTCCGGCGGCGGTGTATCAGGCCAAGGAGCTGGCGCGGCAGGTTGACTTCCTGTCCGTGGGCTCCAACGACCTGACCCAGTACCTGCTGGCCGTGGACCGCAATAACCCTCGGGTCGCCGACCTTTACGACTACCTGCACCCGGCCGTGCTGCAAGCGCTGCAACACGTCGTGCGCGACGCCCATGCCGAAGGCAAGCCGGTGAGTATCTGCGGGGAAATGGCCGGCGACCCGGCGGCGGCGGTGCTGTTGATGGCGATGGGCTTTGACAGCCTGTCGATGAACGCCACCAACTTGCCGAAAGTGAAGTGGATGCTGCGCCAGGTTGAATTGAGCATGGCCAAGGATTTGCTGGCCGAGCTGATGACCATCGACAACCCGCAAGTTATCCACAGCTCGCTGCAATTGGCGCTGAAGAATCTGGGGCTGACCCGGATGATCAACCCGGCTTCTGCGAAAACCCTTTAG
- a CDS encoding DUF2269 family protein — protein sequence METLTTLKVIHIAATVLLLLSGLGLAVLAWRKRSAGPAVTVQRPWAFVWLLMGICLLSMPFTGWWLVHLTGWPLGQTWILGSSILYTVAALAWFWLVARLNRLRKGEGGSLNFTLVLAVVSLVGFVAIAGLMGAKPV from the coding sequence ATGGAAACGCTGACCACCCTCAAGGTTATCCACATCGCCGCCACCGTGTTGCTGCTGCTCAGCGGCCTCGGCCTGGCGGTACTGGCCTGGCGCAAGCGCAGCGCCGGGCCGGCGGTGACTGTGCAACGGCCGTGGGCATTTGTGTGGCTGCTGATGGGTATTTGCCTGCTCAGCATGCCGTTCACCGGTTGGTGGCTGGTGCACCTGACCGGCTGGCCGCTGGGGCAAACCTGGATTCTGGGCTCCAGCATTCTCTATACGGTGGCGGCGTTGGCCTGGTTCTGGTTGGTGGCGCGGCTTAATCGGTTGCGCAAGGGCGAGGGCGGCAGCCTGAATTTCACTTTGGTGCTGGCGGTGGTGAGCCTGGTGGGGTTTGTGGCGATTGCCGGGCTCATGGGGGCCAAGCCGGTTTAA
- a CDS encoding SdiA-regulated domain-containing protein, with translation MRRLARPKPALVILILIALVAAGVVAQQFRLFERAWFNWQVWHQPANERSIGLADYRVSLEGQVIEGLDDDVSALTYDPVRKSLFTVTNKNAELVELSLQGKILRRIPLVGFGDAEAVEFISDNIYVISDERQQRLIKVHVDDDTQFLDAADAEQMTLGVHIGSNKGFEGLAYDSVGKRLFVAKERDPMVIYEVHGFPHFKAEKTYSVHVINNPKRDAGLFVRDLSSLQYDERSGHLLALSDESFLVLELDIDGRPLSSLSLLNGRHGLKKRVPQAEGIAMDDEGTLYLVSEPNLFYVFKKP, from the coding sequence ATGCGTCGACTTGCCCGCCCCAAACCCGCTTTAGTCATCCTGATTCTGATTGCCCTGGTTGCCGCCGGGGTGGTTGCGCAGCAGTTTCGCTTGTTCGAGCGTGCCTGGTTCAATTGGCAGGTGTGGCATCAGCCAGCCAATGAACGCAGCATCGGCCTGGCGGATTACCGCGTCTCCCTGGAGGGCCAGGTGATCGAAGGGCTCGACGACGATGTGTCGGCCCTCACCTACGATCCGGTGCGCAAAAGCCTGTTTACCGTCACCAATAAAAACGCCGAGCTGGTCGAGCTGTCCCTGCAGGGCAAGATCCTGCGGCGGATTCCCCTGGTGGGCTTTGGCGATGCCGAGGCGGTGGAGTTCATCAGCGACAACATCTATGTGATCAGCGACGAGCGCCAGCAGCGGCTGATCAAAGTGCATGTGGATGACGACACCCAGTTTCTCGATGCCGCCGATGCGGAGCAGATGACCCTGGGCGTGCACATCGGCAGCAACAAGGGCTTCGAGGGCCTGGCCTATGACTCGGTGGGCAAGCGCCTGTTTGTCGCCAAGGAACGCGACCCGATGGTGATTTACGAGGTCCACGGTTTTCCCCATTTCAAAGCGGAAAAAACCTACTCGGTACACGTGATCAACAACCCCAAGCGCGATGCCGGGCTGTTTGTGCGCGACCTCTCTAGCCTGCAATACGACGAGCGCAGCGGCCATTTGCTGGCGCTGTCGGATGAGTCGTTCCTGGTGCTGGAGCTGGACATCGACGGTCGCCCGCTGAGCAGTCTGTCGCTGCTCAACGGGCGCCACGGCCTGAAAAAGCGTGTGCCCCAGGCCGAAGGCATCGCTATGGACGACGAGGGCACGCTGTATCTGGTCAGTGAGCCGAACCTGTTCTACGTGTTCAAAAAGCCCTGA
- the lgt gene encoding prolipoprotein diacylglyceryl transferase has translation MLPYPQIDPVALAIGPLKIHWYGLMYLIGIGGAWLLASRRLNRFDPTWTKEKLSDMVFWMSMGVIVGGRLGYVLFYDLSAYIANPTLIFEVWKGGMAFHGGFVGVMIAAWWFGRRNGKSFFQLMDFVAPLVPIGLGAGRIGNFINAELWGKPTDVPWAMVFPPFSDPAQLPRHPSQLYQFALEGVALFLILYLFSRKPRPTMAVSGMFALFYGIFRFIVEFVRVPDAQLGYLAWGWLTMGQVLSIPMILAGLGLLWWAYNRPQPLKNAAL, from the coding sequence ATGCTGCCTTACCCGCAGATCGATCCGGTGGCCCTGGCCATCGGTCCGCTGAAAATCCACTGGTACGGGTTGATGTACCTGATCGGCATCGGCGGTGCCTGGCTGCTGGCTTCCCGGCGCCTGAACCGTTTCGACCCGACCTGGACCAAGGAGAAGCTCTCCGACATGGTGTTCTGGATGTCGATGGGGGTGATTGTCGGCGGGCGCCTGGGGTATGTGCTGTTTTACGATTTGTCGGCGTATATCGCCAACCCGACGCTGATCTTCGAGGTGTGGAAGGGCGGCATGGCGTTCCATGGCGGCTTTGTCGGCGTGATGATCGCCGCCTGGTGGTTCGGCCGGCGCAACGGCAAGTCGTTCTTCCAGTTGATGGACTTCGTCGCACCGTTGGTGCCCATCGGCCTGGGCGCCGGGCGCATCGGTAACTTCATCAACGCCGAGCTGTGGGGCAAGCCCACCGACGTGCCGTGGGCCATGGTGTTCCCGCCGTTCAGCGACCCGGCGCAACTGCCGCGCCATCCGTCGCAGCTGTACCAGTTCGCCCTGGAAGGTGTGGCACTGTTCCTCATCCTCTACCTCTTTTCGCGCAAACCACGCCCAACCATGGCGGTTTCCGGGATGTTCGCGCTGTTCTACGGGATCTTCCGCTTTATCGTCGAGTTCGTGCGGGTGCCGGATGCGCAGTTGGGCTACCTGGCGTGGGGCTGGCTGACCATGGGCCAGGTCCTCAGTATTCCGATGATCCTGGCGGGCCTGGGCCTGTTGTGGTGGGCGTACAACCGTCCGCAACCGCTGAAGAACGCCGCGCTTTAA
- a CDS encoding HAD family hydrolase: protein MRLALFDLDNTLIGGDSDHAWGDYLCERKILDPVAYKARNDEFYQDYLAGTLDNAAYLNFCLEILGRTEMAQLDEWHNDYMRDCIEPIILPKALELLAKHRAADDKLVIITATNRFVTAPIAARLGVETLIATECEMENGRYTGRSTDVPCFREGKVTRLNRWLEETGYSLQDSYFYSDSMNDLPLLEQVTHPVAVDPDPNLRAEAERRGWPVITLRS from the coding sequence ATGCGCCTGGCTTTATTCGACTTGGACAACACCCTGATCGGCGGTGACAGCGACCACGCCTGGGGCGATTACCTGTGTGAACGCAAGATCCTCGACCCGGTGGCCTACAAGGCCCGTAACGACGAGTTCTACCAGGACTACCTGGCCGGCACGCTGGACAACGCCGCTTACCTGAACTTCTGCCTGGAAATCCTCGGCCGCACCGAAATGGCTCAGCTGGACGAATGGCATAACGACTATATGCGCGACTGCATCGAGCCGATCATCTTGCCCAAGGCCCTGGAACTGCTGGCCAAACACCGCGCCGCCGACGACAAGCTGGTGATCATCACCGCCACCAACCGTTTCGTCACCGCGCCGATAGCCGCACGCCTGGGCGTTGAAACCCTGATTGCCACCGAATGCGAGATGGAAAATGGCCGCTACACCGGACGCAGCACCGATGTGCCGTGCTTTCGCGAAGGCAAGGTGACGCGCTTGAACCGTTGGCTGGAAGAGACCGGGTATAGCCTGCAAGACAGCTACTTCTATAGCGACTCGATGAATGATTTGCCGTTGCTGGAGCAGGTGACGCACCCGGTGGCGGTGGATCCGGATCCCAATCTTCGGGCTGAGGCTGAACGGCGTGGTTGGCCGGTGATTACGCTGCGCAGCTGA